A part of Cotesia glomerata isolate CgM1 linkage group LG4, MPM_Cglom_v2.3, whole genome shotgun sequence genomic DNA contains:
- the LOC123262777 gene encoding uncharacterized protein LOC123262777, with amino-acid sequence MKPAIRRLGSENGGSKVTPEAAVSFTRLTVWLTCIWAPTGRLNLILFEAFFWFSIFLSVGLFFPLIVSVIKFIDDTFVVMKSFILISGIVNFVLKVIVCRIYREELQELGGSLNDFIKNASQNDRLYLQKYVNKCWIFHGYMTCSYYMTTTAVLMGPLVLPEKFPSDAVYPFSVDHPVVATIVYAHQCIVGYQCSAGMALDCQAALFLWYLSSRFEILISEIDNLKSLDEMRDFIRTHQEILRFAKQAIRPIRLIVLTTVTMTKVGMIFGAIVLISDEPITVKVQFAILVVSATINIYVCTWAADNLLTVSSESVSEKIFSTTAMHSPVIRKLWLSVIHRTQKPITINIPGFLETLSNEFYSNFLSTAFSYFAAMHAVFIYRTIFRNKRTMYVEPATVVHILSILGRLTSIWPPDPKISRVSKLAREFLWSVFFLNVIALLVPLILGAYFNRKEIISMMKSLSELTALGDVFFNLLICKIQRRQLYILLTEISDYIKLSKGNEMVIFQKYVSRYFSFCAFVGLSYFQTAIAFSCGPIFMKQILPADTWYPFDIKPFTTRHYVIYFQQILAILQTGLGITVDFTVALLLSYSSTRLEILSQKLEEVSSNEELKICIIEHQNCIRFVKQLSKPVKYIILKSNATMAMAVIFGAIPLIYRQPLPVLSQFILMVVGGCLRLYISAWPADDLRAMSEKVAWSIYKSAWIGKSIEMQKSTLTMIRRAQKPLVISIVGVLPALTLQFYATFLSSTLSYFMTLRAVLGE; translated from the exons ATGAAACCAGCTATCAGAAGACTTGGATCTGAAAATGGGGGGTCTAAAGTAACCCCAGAAGCCGCTGTGTCTTTCACAAGACTCACCGTCTGGTTGACTTGTATCTGGGCGCCAACAGGAAGACTCAATTTGATACTCTTCGAAGCTTTTTTCTggttttctatttttttgtctgtGGGACTCTTTTTCCCGCTGATAGTATCTGTGATAAAGTTTATCGATGATACCTTTGTGGTTATGAAATCATTCATCCTCATTTCGGGGATTGTTAACTTTGTGCTCAAGGTTATTGTCTGCAGGATTTACCGGGAGGAACTGCAG GAGCTTGGAGGGTCATtgaatgattttataaaaaatgcaagtcAAAATGACAGATTGTACTTACAAAAATACGTCAACAAGTGCTGGATATTCCACGGATACATGACATGCAGTTACTACATGACGACAACCGCGGTGTTGATGGGACCTCTGGTGCTACCTGAAAAATTTCCCAGTGACGCTGTTTACCCTTTTTCTGTGGACCATCCCGTAGTTGCTACGATTGTTTATGCACATCAGTGCATTGTTGGGTACCAATGCTCCGCTGGAATGGCTCTCGACTGTCAAGCTGCTTTATTTCTCTGGTACCTGAGTTCGAGATTTGAAATACTTATTTCAGAAATAGACAACTTAAAATCTCTAGATGAAATGCGGGATTTTATCAGAACACATCAGGAAATCTTgcg gttTGCTAAGCAGGCTATTCGGCCAATTAGGCTTATTGTTCTTACCACAGTGACTATGACGAAAGTTGGGATGATTTTTGGAGCCATTGTTCTTATTTCGGACGAACCAATTACTGTTAAAGTTCAGTTTGCTATATTAGTCGTCAGTGCgacgataaatatttatgtttgtaCTTGGGCCGCTGATAATTTGCTAACTGta tCAAGTGAATCAGTCTCAGAAAAAATCTTCAGCACAACAGCAATGCACTCACCAGTCATAAGAAAGCTCTGGCTGTCAGTAATCCACAGAACGCAAAAGCCAATAACGATAAACATTCCAGGTTTTCTAGAGACCCTCTCCAACGAGTTCTACTCAAAT TTTCTTTCAACAGCGTTTTCCTACTTTGCGGCAATGCACGCAGTA TTTATTTATCGAACAATTTTCCGAAACAAGAGAACAATGTACGTCGAGCCGGCGACTGTAGTCCACATTCTGTCGATTCTCGGAAGACTGACGTCGATTTGGCCTCCGGATCCAAAAATCTCCAGAGTATCAAAGTTAGCTAGAGAATTTTTATGGAGCGTTTTCTTTTTGAACGTCATCGCGCTTCTTGTTCCGCTGATCTTGGGCGCGTACTTCAACAGGAAGGAAATTATTTCGATGATGAAGTCGCTGTCGGAATTGACGGCCTTGGGCGACGTCTTTTTCAATTTGCTGATCTGCAAAATTCAGCGGCGGCAATTGTAT ATTTTGCTGACAGAAATATCAGACTACATAAAACTGTCAAAGGGAAACGAGATGGtgattttccaaaaatacGTAAGCCGCTACTTTTCCTTCTGCGCTTTCGTGGGGCTCTCCTATTTCCAAACGGCAATTGCATTTTCCTGCGGCCCAATTTTTATGAAGCAAATTTTGCCAGCAGACACTTGGTACCCGTTTGACATAAAGCCTTTTACGACCAGACACTACGTCATTTACTTCCAGCAAATTTTGGCGATTTTGCAAACGGGCTTGGGAATTACTGTGGATTTTACAGTTGCGCTGTTACTGAGCTACTCTTCAACGAGACTAGAAATTCTGTCACAGAAATTAGAAGAAGTTTCTAGCaatgaagagctcaaaatttgCATTATTGAACATCAAAATTGCATACG GTTCGTAAAACAACTTTCGAAGCCAGTTAAATACATTATTCTAAAAAGCAACGCAACAATGGCAATGGCGGTCATTTTTGGCGCGATTCCGCTTATCTAT CGCCAACCTCTTCCAGTGCTGTCGCAATTCATTCTAATGGTAGTCGGCGGATGTTTGAGACTGTATATCAGCGCTTGGCCAGCGGACGACTTGCGAGCGATG AGCGAAAAAGTCGCCTGGTCGATCTACAAGTCCGCGTGGATTGGGAAATCGATAGAAATGCAGAAATCTACGTTGACGATGATCCGTCGGGCCCAAAAACCTCTGGTGATATCAATTGTCGGTGTTCTTCCAGCTCTCACTCTCCAATTTTACGCAACA tttctgTCCAGTACTCTCTCGTACTTTATGACTTTGCGCGCCGTACTtggagaataa
- the LOC123262778 gene encoding H2.0-like homeobox protein translates to MEYSVESSKLKFGVERILSSDFCNKTLPIPKVTIKLFGNYSGQECPCIGGCNKCMTFCNFTSESLCAPNYTSVIEKYQSICRPAPLRPIPRVPVSSTTTTTTTNNTESGSRRKRSWSRAVFSALQRKGLEKRFSLQKYITKPDRRQLAATLGLTDAQVKVWFQNRRMKWRHTKESENIIPEGSDPQKNLPKHQNQNQNSQKNSNSNPEISDEEEEIQVDI, encoded by the exons atggAGTACAGTGTTGAGTCGTCAAAACTGAAATTTGGAGTTGAGAGAATTTTATCTTCTGACTTTTGCAACAAAACTCTCCCCATTCCCAAAGTGACTATTAAGTTGTTCGGAAACTACTCCGGCCAAGAGTGCCCTTGCATTGGTGGGTGTAACAAGTGCATGACTTTTTGTAATTTCACTTCTGAGTCGCTTTGTGCGCCGAATTATACCAGTGTTATTGAAAAGTATCAAAGTATTTGTCGGCCTGCTCCTTTGAGGCCTATTCCTCGAG TTCCTGTTTCttcgacgacgacgacgacgacgacaaATAATACAGAGAGTGGATCCAGGAGAAAAAGGTCCTGGTCGAGGGCCGTCTTCAGCGCTTTGCAGAGAAAAGGATTGGAGAAGAGATTTTCGttgcaaaaatatattacTAAGCCTGACAGACGGCAATTGGCGGCTACTTTAGGGCTTACTGATGCACAa gtaAAAGTTTGGTTCCAAAACAGAAGAATGAAGTGGCGACATACAAAAGAAAGCGAAAATATAATCCCAGAAGGATCTGAtccccaaaaaaatttaccaaaacACCAAAATCAAAACCAAAATTcgcaaaaaaattccaattcaAATCCAGAAATCTCggatgaagaagaagaaattcAAGTTGACATTTGA